TAAGCATGTGCAAGTTATCacgtaaaattgtttttcttgttttgttATTTGGTAAGTGACGTAATTCAATTCATAAAGGTACAATTTATAAacgattttacttttttatgttaGGAAAATCATTTTGGTATGCGATAACAGGCATAAACAGCGCTTCAGCAgccgtataaatttatttgaaaaccatagcaatttacaacaaaattgtttaaaaaaatgaatgaacttCATTGTCATTCATCGTCTATCGTCTACCCTTTCAAAGTACTTGTTATTTCATAGACTatggactttttttttaaaatttgattcttttcATGACCCCTATTTCGACTGCTTGAAGACATCAGCGACTTCCCTAATAGATATATAAACCTGCTTACGACTGTCATTTTGTTTGCTTGACGACATCAATGACGTTCCTAatagaatgaaaatataaattctaaaaaagttttttgacaaatattcaTGATGGAGAAATATCTTAAgcgtgttttaatttttaaggtgGGTGTGatcaaataattacaaaaattcaaaaaaatgaccaAAACATTCAATTGAAATTGTATACCAGTAATAATTCTGACCCATATCAAATTAATATCGGAAACATAGCCAATGTTACAATAGATCCGGCTAGtagtttagaaatattaattcatGGATGGCGAGAAACTTCAAATGACCCTTGGATTATATTAATGAAAGATACTTTACTAGAAAAtggatcaaaaaatgtattgacAGTAGATTGGAAATGGTTGGCcggtaaaaaaattacaaacattatttgggaaaaattaaacaatgaaGGTATACTCTCAACTAATGAATGCAATATACTGGCAGACGGTGTAAGCGATGAAATATGGAGTATACTGCCacgtcaaatttataaaaattcggcTGAAAACATTCCTATCGTTGGAAAATATGTTGGAGAATTATTAATATCCTTAGCTgaagcaaaaaatataaacatagaaGATATAAGAATAAGAGGATTTTCATTGGGTGCACATGTAGCAGGATCAATAGGTAAAACAATTAAGTCCAAAACGGGTAAAAAAATTGGACGTATAACTGGAATGGATCCAGCAGGACCATTATTTAGAAATGTCTCAGCTGCAAACCGCTTAGATAAAGATGACGCAATGTTTACTGATGTTATTCATACTAATGGAAGGTTATTTGGACTATATAACCCAATCGGCCatgttaatttttatccaaatggAGGATGTATTCAGATGTGTAAGTTTGATGAGACCGGtaagtttttgaaacaaaatttacatgttcacttcaaaattttattgtatttttttgcagAATTTGCAGGTTGTTCTCACGCATTAGCTTTTAAATACTTTACTGAGTCTATAAAgtctaacaaatttatttccacACTTTGTGATTCATATGAGAATTTTAGCCGAGGAAATTGTAATCATGGACAGAAAGTTGCAATGGGTTATCAGTTGAAAGGAAATGTTACAAGTggaaaatattatctttatacAAATACATATCCTCCATATGCAAGAGGAGAGGAAACCTAATCATTATTTACACGGAATGTTCAGTAACTAATTTTCTGTTTTCTGTAGCCCTAAATTcttgatattaatattaataatatttaataaatttcaaacataaactagctttttattcaaatcctgAAGCAGAATACTTCGATTGTTGACATAATACAAATCACTTTTGAGGTTTATTGCCTATTTCATGAAAAGTTAATTATAACTTACAGGATGtagttcattttaaaacatgagaaaaaaatataggaGCGAAAGCTGTCGTTTCGTgcgacaaaaaaattaaatttcaaaaaaaaggacaataataaattacactCCGACTTACTAAAAAAGTCTATGGTATGAATTGAGAGTTTTATTTCGTTTTAGGAGTTtagaaaaagtgaaaattattaaacgGTTTGTGAGAAATCTAGGTGAAGGTGTTTTGCAACCATTATTTCAAGATTTATTGAGAAACCTATTTTTGTAcccaaaaaaaaccaaatttactACATTTATAGGCCAACCCTGTGCTACGTGAAAACAGCACCCCTATATgccaattttcttaaaatgatcattttttgttgtCCATCTGAATGGGGGCAGACAAAAAAAGTGTTACAAATCGTCAAACGAATTACATCATTTGCATTTTGAGAAGATTTGCATATGGTGGTAGTGgtgactttattatttttactagtGTTATAACTGTCAATTAGAGGATGGACAAACAAAACTTGTGTGTGAAAAATGTGGGCAAATGATAGACAAACGAATCCAATTACCATTTGGCCTGATCTGACTTAATTTTGGTGAAACCTGACCGACAAATAAAGTAcacagtcaatataaaatagtaaCCGTGGTATTCACTAGCGTAGAGCTGATAAATTTACTTCCTCGATTTTAGGAATGCCAAATAGCTAATTCGTAGAAGTTTGTTCATGATGTACATTGTACCTCCTAGATGCAGAATGCAGTTAAACTTTCTTCTGTTACTTTAAGGAaaggaaatgaattttaaagaaaaaaagtagaaaacttAAGAAGCCTCACAAAACTTCTATTGTTGTGCTTTCGTGTTTAACATTGCTAACGATTGTAATCTAGTTCCCCATTCTatctttttctgaattttccTTATTTGGTTCGTTCTTACgcataaattttctattatttaatctAATTGCATAATaaagacattaaaaaatattctttttgtcATTTACTATAAGtagaaaaatactaattacGCTCCTTATGGCACATAATTACTCTTGTGTCTAATTATGTGCTACGTTCTATATAGAGGCGAcagtatttcatataaaaacttATAACTTAAGTTCCGATTTGGTTGaatttaatcgaatattttacGTTTTGGATTTTTTGATCATAGTTCTAAccaaagaatacattttttataaaatactattaaacAGGATCGTTGGAACCAAAATCGAAGTCGtataactaaaa
This genomic interval from Chrysoperla carnea chromosome 1, inChrCarn1.1, whole genome shotgun sequence contains the following:
- the LOC123290417 gene encoding hepatic triacylglycerol lipase-like; protein product: MCKLSRKIVFLVLLFGGCDQIITKIQKNDQNIQLKLYTSNNSDPYQINIGNIANVTIDPASSLEILIHGWRETSNDPWIILMKDTLLENGSKNVLTVDWKWLAGKKITNIIWEKLNNEGILSTNECNILADGVSDEIWSILPRQIYKNSAENIPIVGKYVGELLISLAEAKNINIEDIRIRGFSLGAHVAGSIGKTIKSKTGKKIGRITGMDPAGPLFRNVSAANRLDKDDAMFTDVIHTNGRLFGLYNPIGHVNFYPNGGCIQMCKFDETEFAGCSHALAFKYFTESIKSNKFISTLCDSYENFSRGNCNHGQKVAMGYQLKGNVTSGKYYLYTNTYPPYARGEET